A DNA window from Terriglobales bacterium contains the following coding sequences:
- a CDS encoding SIS domain-containing protein produces MSSPDQIQNAASYFSVLERSVSTLEWNRIDLIARILYRAYEDQKTTFLFGNGGSAALASHFACDLAKGTWVDGPSRKRFRAVALTDNLPILTAWANDSGYEDVFAEQLRGLIQPDDVAFAISCSGNSRNILKALEVSREAGAVTICLGGFEGGLMKSLCDTALIVSSDNMQIIEDLHLSVAHCLFTIVRNHILQEDFKKVVAARAS; encoded by the coding sequence GTGTCATCCCCCGACCAAATCCAGAATGCCGCATCTTACTTTTCCGTTTTGGAACGCTCAGTTTCCACCTTAGAGTGGAATCGCATTGACCTCATTGCCCGTATCCTCTATCGCGCATATGAGGACCAGAAAACCACATTCCTCTTCGGCAATGGAGGCAGTGCTGCCCTTGCTTCTCACTTCGCTTGTGATCTGGCAAAAGGCACTTGGGTCGATGGGCCGAGTCGCAAGCGTTTCCGTGCAGTCGCTCTTACAGACAATCTGCCAATCCTCACGGCTTGGGCCAATGATTCCGGCTACGAGGATGTTTTCGCAGAGCAGCTTCGGGGCCTCATTCAGCCAGATGATGTGGCCTTTGCAATTAGCTGCAGTGGAAACTCGCGCAACATCCTGAAGGCGCTCGAAGTCTCAAGAGAAGCTGGCGCCGTTACGATCTGCTTGGGCGGATTCGAGGGTGGGCTTATGAAGTCCCTTTGCGATACGGCTCTGATTGTTTCCTCCGACAACATGCAGATCATTGAGGATCTCCATCTCTCTGTCGCCCATTGCCTGTTCACGATTGTGCGAAATCACATTCTGCAAGAGGATTTCAAGAAAGTGGTTGCCGCAAGAGCGTCATAG
- a CDS encoding sugar transferase, with protein sequence MAPPNVMSRRLRFAVLLADLLWILISATIAYFLRYRLHSPSSSHRSYIEYVLVASVAMVVWALLFTRMRLDGFSDGWEAPRVWSQVTTGVLLLTCVTLSVAFLSRQSYSRLLLLYFGALLLIGFICIRSLVRAFVASRFRNRALQRVVIMGSCNVARELANKIQRHPELMKNVVGFLYSANDMPLGSPRADVPLPALPPTSTVGVIELLKKQAVDEIVVAHPRAGASEIQKLLRLGRLAGLKVSLVPEGYELYLSKASFLDVEGLPMLCLEEQRPNQFAVVAKRTGDLVIATALTVLVSPIVIIAAASQIIAARKPFKRELRCGLHGQPFLMWRINIDRDATDLSGLRLWLARLSLTELPQLLNVILGDMSLVGPRPESPDRVKHYSEWQRQRLSAKPGLTGLAQVHGLREQHASEDKARFDLQYMLHWSPLLDLSLLLQTLWTVALRIWHPAEPTAVVPRTPEPGFTEVLDVDRSHAGAD encoded by the coding sequence ATGGCTCCCCCGAACGTGATGAGTCGTCGTCTGCGGTTTGCAGTTCTTCTCGCCGATCTTCTCTGGATCCTGATTTCCGCCACGATCGCATACTTCCTTCGCTATCGGCTTCATAGCCCAAGCTCATCGCACCGGAGTTATATCGAATACGTCCTAGTGGCAAGCGTTGCAATGGTCGTTTGGGCGCTGCTGTTTACTCGTATGCGTCTTGACGGATTTTCGGATGGCTGGGAGGCGCCGCGAGTCTGGTCACAGGTGACGACGGGTGTCCTGTTGCTGACATGCGTCACTCTGTCGGTGGCATTTCTCTCCAGGCAGTCGTACTCGAGACTGCTGCTCTTGTACTTCGGCGCGCTCCTGTTAATCGGTTTTATTTGCATCCGCTCTTTGGTGCGCGCCTTTGTTGCCTCGCGCTTTCGCAATCGAGCACTGCAACGCGTCGTGATCATGGGCAGCTGCAATGTTGCTCGTGAGTTGGCAAATAAAATCCAGCGACATCCTGAGCTCATGAAGAATGTGGTTGGCTTCCTCTACTCAGCCAACGACATGCCTTTGGGATCGCCACGTGCCGATGTTCCCCTTCCAGCTTTGCCCCCCACGAGCACTGTTGGAGTGATCGAACTCTTGAAAAAACAAGCTGTGGATGAAATCGTCGTAGCCCATCCGCGCGCCGGCGCCTCGGAGATCCAAAAGCTGCTTCGGCTCGGCCGACTCGCAGGATTGAAGGTTTCACTGGTGCCAGAAGGATATGAACTTTACCTCTCAAAGGCGAGTTTTCTGGACGTTGAGGGTCTGCCAATGCTTTGTTTGGAAGAGCAACGCCCGAATCAGTTCGCAGTTGTCGCGAAGCGCACGGGGGATCTGGTAATTGCCACCGCTCTGACAGTATTGGTGAGTCCGATCGTCATCATCGCTGCAGCGAGTCAAATCATAGCCGCAAGAAAGCCTTTCAAGCGCGAGCTTCGATGTGGTTTACATGGGCAACCATTTCTGATGTGGCGCATAAACATCGATCGAGATGCAACCGACCTTTCCGGTTTGCGTCTTTGGCTGGCTCGGCTAAGTTTGACCGAACTCCCGCAGCTTTTGAATGTCATCTTGGGGGACATGAGCCTGGTTGGACCACGACCTGAATCGCCGGATCGTGTAAAGCACTATTCCGAATGGCAGCGTCAGAGATTGAGCGCAAAACCAGGTTTGACCGGACTGGCGCAAGTCCACGGTCTCCGCGAGCAACACGCGTCCGAAGACAAGGCGCGCTTCGATTTACAATACATGCTGCATTGGTCGCCGCTGCTGGACCTCTCGCTGCTACTACAAACTCTCTGGACGGTCGCGCTTCGCATATGGCACCCGGCTGAGCCGACCGCCGTTGTCCCCCGGACTCCGGAGCCCGGTTTCACGGAGGTTCTTGATGTTGATCGTTCGCACGCCGGTGCGGATTAG
- a CDS encoding NAD-dependent epimerase/dehydratase family protein encodes MRVLVTGGAGFIGSHIVDRHLRKGDHVRVLDSLEARVHPRGKPPYLRSDVEFIQGSILDRWLLKRALDGIDVVSHQAAYQDYMPDFSKFLSVNAVGTALLYEVIVEHQIPVKKIVVASSQAVYGEGQYKCTQHGFFLPAPRSQGQLQRGEWEVQCPECHAVSESVPLRESHVNPYNQYAVSKLAEEKTALGLGWLHNIPTVALRYSITQGMRQSLFNQYSGVCRIFFSRAMSGLPLVVYEDGRQKRDFVHVQDVVDAYEVVLTSDAANYRAFNVGSGHAMTVLDYADAVAKRLGREISVHVSGEYRRGDNRHSVSSVSELTGLGWSPRRTLANILDDFLAWVDANGGIPADAMSAYAHMKQAGVVVGV; translated from the coding sequence ATGAGAGTCTTAGTGACCGGAGGTGCGGGGTTCATCGGATCGCACATCGTCGATCGGCACCTAAGGAAAGGGGATCATGTTCGCGTTCTCGATTCGCTGGAGGCGAGAGTTCATCCCAGGGGCAAACCGCCATATCTCAGAAGCGACGTCGAGTTTATCCAGGGCAGCATCTTGGACCGCTGGCTCCTAAAACGGGCGCTTGATGGCATTGATGTCGTGTCCCATCAGGCGGCATACCAAGACTACATGCCTGACTTTTCGAAGTTTCTAAGTGTGAATGCCGTCGGGACGGCACTGTTGTATGAAGTCATCGTCGAGCACCAGATTCCGGTGAAGAAGATTGTGGTTGCCTCCTCGCAAGCGGTGTACGGGGAGGGCCAATACAAATGCACACAACATGGATTTTTCCTTCCTGCACCGCGGTCACAGGGGCAACTCCAACGTGGCGAGTGGGAGGTGCAGTGTCCCGAATGTCACGCCGTGAGCGAGTCAGTACCTCTTCGCGAATCGCATGTCAATCCGTACAACCAGTACGCAGTATCGAAGCTTGCCGAGGAAAAAACGGCGTTGGGATTGGGTTGGCTCCACAATATTCCCACCGTCGCGTTGCGCTATTCAATTACGCAGGGCATGAGACAGTCTCTCTTTAACCAGTATTCTGGCGTTTGTCGAATATTCTTTAGCCGCGCGATGAGTGGGCTACCGCTGGTAGTGTACGAAGATGGGCGGCAGAAACGCGACTTTGTTCACGTTCAGGACGTAGTTGACGCGTACGAGGTCGTTCTGACCAGCGATGCTGCAAATTATCGTGCCTTCAATGTTGGCAGTGGACATGCGATGACAGTGCTCGACTATGCTGATGCAGTTGCAAAGAGGCTTGGAAGAGAAATCTCAGTTCACGTTTCTGGGGAATACAGGCGGGGTGACAACCGGCATAGCGTATCGTCGGTTTCTGAATTGACGGGGCTTGGATGGTCTCCCAGGCGGACGCTCGCCAACATTCTTGATGATTTTCTTGCGTGGGTTGACGCCAATGGCGGCATACCTGCTGACGCAATGAGTGCTTATGCGCATATGAAGCAAGCCGGGGTGGTAGTAGGGGTGTAG
- a CDS encoding sugar transferase, whose amino-acid sequence MFDDRRGVLLKNNPFGVLRKMCVQAEEMVSLEMSPFWHRWLFVTAKRALDIVLSAFFLFLLLPMFLVLAVMVKLTSPGPLFYTWRVVGKDGRRFNGYKFRSMCANADELKGQLEHLNEMDGPVFKLTQDPRVTKLGIWMRRHSLDELPQLYSVLKGDMSLVGPRPPLYSEYECFTEYQKRKVAVKPGITCLWQVNGRNDVRSFEQWVEMDLKYIREWSPLLDFRILCKTFIAVFAGTGK is encoded by the coding sequence ATGTTCGACGATAGGCGCGGAGTCCTGCTCAAGAATAATCCATTCGGAGTTTTAAGAAAGATGTGCGTGCAAGCAGAAGAGATGGTGTCACTGGAGATGTCGCCGTTCTGGCACCGTTGGCTCTTCGTGACCGCAAAGCGCGCTCTGGATATCGTGTTGTCGGCCTTTTTCTTGTTCCTTCTTTTACCAATGTTTCTAGTATTAGCTGTGATGGTGAAGCTGACTTCTCCAGGACCACTTTTCTACACATGGCGGGTAGTGGGAAAAGACGGTCGGCGTTTCAACGGATATAAGTTCCGTTCGATGTGTGCCAACGCTGACGAGTTAAAAGGCCAGCTCGAACATCTCAACGAGATGGATGGGCCCGTATTTAAACTCACCCAAGATCCGCGTGTCACTAAACTCGGAATCTGGATGCGCCGTCACAGCTTAGATGAGCTGCCCCAGCTTTATAGCGTATTGAAGGGAGACATGAGCCTGGTCGGTCCACGTCCTCCTCTCTATAGCGAATATGAGTGTTTTACCGAATATCAGAAGCGAAAGGTCGCAGTTAAGCCAGGTATTACGTGCTTGTGGCAAGTTAACGGACGCAATGACGTGAGAAGCTTTGAGCAATGGGTGGAGATGGACTTGAAATACATACGCGAGTGGAGTCCGCTGTTGGACTTCCGCATTTTGTGCAAGACATTTATTGCGGTGTTTGCTGGCACAGGGAAATAG
- a CDS encoding WecB/TagA/CpsF family glycosyltransferase gives MPANRVEFLGCPVDNLSMEDAVATLERFIETREPHQIAVINANKLWQMEQDPRLATAVRGAALFIPEKAVVIGSRLLGLEVHHHIGGVMLLKRFLSRAEERGYRLYFFGAQASVLNRVVSNLRSIYEKLQIVGWHHGFFTSEEDLAIRKEIAELRPDALFVALGSPKQEFWIAQHLPELGVPVCMGVGGSFDVVAGIKRDAPDWIRALAMEWLFRLVQDPRNLWRRYAITMPWLLRKVLSELTRKWLPGFEQGHG, from the coding sequence ATGCCCGCTAATCGAGTGGAGTTCTTGGGCTGTCCAGTCGATAACCTTTCGATGGAAGACGCTGTTGCCACTCTGGAGCGGTTTATCGAAACACGCGAGCCACATCAGATCGCCGTCATCAACGCGAACAAGCTCTGGCAAATGGAACAGGACCCAAGGTTGGCCACAGCTGTGCGCGGAGCGGCTTTGTTCATTCCAGAAAAGGCGGTGGTCATCGGGAGCCGGTTGTTGGGGCTAGAGGTTCACCATCACATCGGCGGAGTCATGCTGCTGAAGCGATTCTTATCTCGCGCGGAAGAAAGAGGATACCGCCTCTATTTCTTCGGTGCGCAGGCCTCTGTGCTGAATCGAGTGGTGAGCAATCTGCGATCGATTTACGAAAAATTGCAGATTGTTGGCTGGCATCATGGGTTCTTCACCAGCGAAGAAGACCTTGCGATCAGAAAGGAAATCGCGGAGCTTCGTCCGGATGCGCTTTTTGTTGCTCTTGGAAGTCCAAAACAGGAATTTTGGATCGCTCAGCACCTGCCGGAGCTCGGGGTTCCTGTTTGCATGGGCGTGGGAGGCAGCTTTGACGTGGTTGCAGGTATCAAGCGGGACGCACCAGATTGGATTCGCGCTCTGGCGATGGAATGGTTATTTCGGCTCGTGCAAGACCCGCGAAATCTGTGGCGTCGATATGCAATTACAATGCCTTGGCTGCTAAGAAAAGTTCTGTCTGAGCTAACACGCAAATGGCTGCCCGGCTTTGAGCAGGGCCACGGATAA
- a CDS encoding SDR family NAD(P)-dependent oxidoreductase, whose product MSLPQKGNTRKPTNQGSSPRQQWNSNSTAGVCGDSTWDRANASEFPAMDLNDLLGREAVQIELDSVRQAVTGKVVLVTGAAGSIGSELCRQILVCGPATLVCLDHNETGLFYLQRELDASRSRAAIVYCVEDFGNSDPMRRIFSAHQVQIVFHAAGYKHVPMMEQNLRAVLENNVFGLVRLLEASEATGCEAFVLISSDKAVNPTSVMGCTKRLGELILASCPNGSIRCISVRFGNVLGSQGSVVPVFLTQITRNRALTVTHRDITRFFITVDEAVSLLLQASAIGKRGDILSLEMGKPVRILDLAQRLRRQFGKTGKDVKIVFSCLRPGEKLHEELFYKDEQELPTSCDRIKRASGPIVSWPKLKSKLDALRLALYTADDDKLRAQIQGIIPEYRFETTPAHARGKAIVISRGTRYSPGSDGVLPKNLIAQRGATDTEIPSPGSS is encoded by the coding sequence ATGTCGCTCCCACAGAAGGGAAACACGCGGAAGCCGACAAATCAGGGATCGTCACCCAGACAGCAATGGAATTCGAATTCGACGGCTGGGGTATGTGGAGACTCCACCTGGGACCGGGCAAATGCCAGCGAATTCCCTGCAATGGACTTGAATGATCTCCTCGGTCGGGAAGCCGTTCAGATCGAGTTGGATTCGGTTCGTCAAGCTGTGACCGGTAAGGTGGTTCTTGTGACCGGAGCAGCTGGCTCGATCGGTTCTGAACTGTGTCGGCAGATTCTGGTATGCGGGCCGGCGACGCTCGTCTGTCTGGATCATAATGAAACGGGTCTCTTTTACTTACAGAGGGAGCTTGATGCTAGCCGATCCCGCGCTGCAATCGTTTATTGCGTCGAGGATTTCGGCAATTCTGACCCGATGAGGCGTATCTTCTCCGCCCATCAGGTCCAGATCGTATTTCATGCAGCAGGGTACAAGCATGTACCCATGATGGAGCAGAATCTTCGAGCTGTGCTGGAGAACAATGTCTTTGGGCTCGTTCGACTTCTTGAGGCTTCCGAGGCGACAGGCTGTGAAGCCTTCGTGCTGATTTCGAGCGACAAGGCAGTGAATCCGACGAGCGTCATGGGGTGCACAAAGCGCCTCGGAGAACTCATTCTGGCTTCCTGTCCGAACGGCAGCATACGTTGTATTTCAGTACGCTTTGGGAACGTGCTGGGGTCGCAGGGCAGCGTTGTGCCTGTGTTCCTGACGCAAATCACAAGAAACCGGGCGCTTACCGTGACTCACCGTGATATCACGCGCTTCTTTATCACGGTTGATGAAGCTGTGTCGCTCTTGCTGCAGGCGTCGGCGATAGGGAAGCGCGGGGATATTCTGTCGTTGGAAATGGGCAAGCCGGTTCGCATTCTCGACCTGGCACAAAGACTGAGGCGGCAGTTTGGCAAGACCGGAAAGGACGTGAAGATTGTCTTCAGCTGCTTAAGGCCAGGTGAAAAGTTGCATGAGGAACTCTTCTACAAGGACGAGCAAGAACTCCCGACTTCGTGCGACAGAATCAAGCGGGCTTCAGGTCCAATCGTGAGTTGGCCGAAACTGAAGTCAAAATTAGATGCTCTTCGTCTCGCTCTTTACACCGCTGATGACGACAAGTTGCGTGCTCAGATTCAAGGAATTATTCCTGAGTACCGTTTCGAGACTACTCCCGCGCACGCACGTGGCAAAGCCATAGTGATTTCGCGAGGAACCCGTTATAGCCCCGGTTCGGATGGAGTACTGCCCAAGAATCTGATCGCGCAACGGGGTGCGACCGACACCGAGATCCCAAGCCCTGGTTCCTCGTAA
- a CDS encoding nucleotidyltransferase family protein has protein sequence MTVAPQKAFLLAAGHGTRLRPLTDVTPKCLLPICGVPMLQIWLAKCRQYGIQEVLINLHSHADLVREFLERNNVSGVRVQVSDEPVLLGSAGTIRANMRWLSDARGFWIFYADVLTDLDLNQMVKRHSVLGACVTIGVYRVPDPSRCGIVQVDEKGWITEFIEKPRLPVGNLAFSGILLASREFVDFIPERLPVDIGFDVLPRLAGRMGAYEIQDYLIDIGTMENYRSAQQDWPGLKRARV, from the coding sequence ATGACTGTTGCTCCCCAAAAGGCTTTCTTGCTTGCGGCGGGTCATGGAACACGACTGCGACCGTTGACCGATGTTACGCCAAAGTGTCTCTTACCCATCTGCGGGGTTCCGATGCTGCAAATCTGGCTGGCGAAATGCCGCCAGTACGGCATTCAGGAGGTTCTGATAAACCTCCACTCTCACGCCGATTTAGTTCGTGAGTTCCTTGAACGAAACAATGTATCCGGTGTTCGAGTTCAAGTTTCTGACGAACCAGTACTGCTTGGTAGCGCCGGGACGATTCGAGCCAACATGAGGTGGCTATCAGATGCAAGAGGTTTCTGGATTTTCTACGCTGATGTGCTGACTGATTTGGATTTGAACCAAATGGTCAAACGACACTCTGTGTTAGGAGCATGTGTGACTATCGGTGTATACAGGGTTCCTGACCCATCCCGATGTGGAATTGTTCAGGTTGACGAAAAAGGCTGGATCACTGAATTCATAGAAAAGCCGAGACTGCCTGTGGGCAATCTTGCGTTTTCGGGCATTCTCCTCGCATCTCGCGAATTCGTCGATTTCATCCCTGAACGCTTACCGGTGGACATCGGATTTGATGTATTGCCGCGGCTGGCAGGCAGAATGGGTGCCTACGAGATTCAGGATTATTTAATCGACATTGGCACGATGGAGAACTATCGCTCTGCTCAGCAGGATTGGCCAGGACTGAAGAGGGCAAGAGTTTAG
- a CDS encoding HAD family phosphatase, whose amino-acid sequence MLRGVIFDMDGVLINSHPIHKRAWKKFFDSFGLEVSDAELDFVLDGRKKEDILRHFLGDLPNAEIREFGHRKEMLFREEALAIEPVEGVLEFLGQLTRSGIGFAVASCGSKSRVNYILRQLNIHDQFVAIVTADDIECGKPNPDIFRKAADRLGSPYSDLLVCEDAISGVQAAKAAGIKCLGIADHARADELLEAGAERVVANFASTSLPQLEELFV is encoded by the coding sequence ATGCTTAGAGGCGTTATTTTTGATATGGACGGGGTCCTGATCAACAGCCATCCGATCCACAAACGCGCATGGAAGAAGTTCTTCGATTCCTTTGGCCTGGAAGTCTCAGACGCAGAGCTTGATTTCGTTTTGGATGGCCGCAAGAAAGAAGACATCCTCCGTCACTTTCTTGGCGATCTGCCGAATGCTGAGATCAGAGAATTTGGTCATCGCAAAGAAATGCTGTTCAGGGAAGAGGCGCTGGCAATCGAGCCGGTTGAGGGGGTGCTGGAATTCTTAGGGCAATTGACGCGCTCCGGCATCGGCTTCGCTGTGGCGTCTTGCGGAAGTAAGAGCCGAGTTAACTACATTCTCCGTCAGTTGAACATTCACGATCAATTTGTGGCCATCGTCACCGCTGATGACATTGAGTGCGGGAAACCCAATCCGGACATCTTCCGGAAGGCCGCGGATCGTCTAGGCTCCCCATACAGCGACTTGCTGGTTTGCGAAGACGCGATCTCCGGGGTTCAGGCTGCGAAGGCTGCGGGCATCAAGTGCCTTGGCATTGCGGACCACGCACGGGCCGATGAACTCCTCGAGGCGGGCGCGGAGCGAGTTGTCGCCAACTTCGCATCTACCTCGTTGCCACAGCTTGAGGAACTCTTCGTATAG